A window of the Prunus dulcis unplaced genomic scaffold, ALMONDv2, whole genome shotgun sequence genome harbors these coding sequences:
- the LOC117612848 gene encoding uncharacterized protein LOC117612848 encodes MERDRVAGSCNSPPYFDGNNYVAWREKFEIFLDALDEYASEYLTKEWVAPVKTVESDVVPKPRSEWTEAEVFAAYSNKKARNALVTALSSTQFSHIQHIPNAKQAWDKLRVVHEGDDQVRTLKLQMVLAQFEELRMSETESISEFYGRVEMITNEAMSLGQPIDELLVVQKILRVLPSRFRAKKTTIMEVQNLNEIKLGKLIGKLKTYEMELNMEENDTKKSKNVALQGVNDSSLKGNEKSSCFEDEMALFVKKFRRILRDEGKFAREGSSASERQFRPSTDRSNERNKDVKPFTKDFRKSVKCFTCGGIGHYVADCANNQKKYSKGMDKAMKPVSDESDSESDDLSYESLGRKYDCLFKETLSLKEESLKLEANNHELQHEILILKETKKELSDKFVSLEKEFVALVSIRSNLENQVNVLKESNIGFQNSNKQLLGELNEAKSKVISMTIGASKIDKMLTMGKLHGDKGGLGFNHFDSSSSSSTTRFVKSKTPTIATLDAQQVVKKPKFVPTCHRCGLTGHIRPVCHMYKKDKTRKLSSKSKRNPRSLQDQVDHLLNEVTKIAKLVSLKMSSHIVPKSTWVAKGHTKCLVVLNAFVASNTNSWYFDSGCSKHMSGDKSVFSSLNPFDGGTVTFGGGHKSQVVGKGTVCIPGLPELKNVRCVEGLTSNLISVSHLCDDGVIEVRFSKHGCKIIGKGGNEIASTARSRDNCYCIDGVNDAKEVVGNNVVNKTSVLWHQRLGHVNF; translated from the exons ATGGAACGAGATCGAGTTGCTGGATCTTGCAACTCCCCTCCTTATTTTGATGGAAACAACTACGTTGCTTGGAGAGAAAAATTTGAGATATTCCTTGATGCTCTTGATGAGTACGCAAGTGAGTATCTCACAAAAGAGTGGGTTGCTCCTGTCAAGACAGTTGAGAGTGATGTTGTGCCCAAGCCTAGGTCGGAATGGACTGAAGCTGAGGTGTTTGCTGCATATTCAAACAAGAAGGCCAGAAATGCCTTAGTCACAGCCTTGTCTAGCACACAATTTTCACATATACAACACATCCCAAATGCAAAACAGGCTTGGGATAAACTAAGGGTGGTTCATGAAGGGGATGACCAAGTTAGAACTCTAAAACTTCAGATGGTGCTTGCACAATTTGAAGAACTTAGGATGTCTGAAACTGAGTCTATTTCTGAGTTCTATGGGAGAGTTGAGATGATCACAAATGAAGCCATGAGTCTCGGTCAACCTATTGATGAGCTTCTTGTTGTTCAGAAAATCCTTCGTGTTCTACCATCTAGGTTTAGAGCAAAGAAAACCACAATCATGGAGGTCCAAAACTTAAATGAAATTAAGCTTGGCAAGCTCAttggaaaattgaaaacctaTGAGATGGAGTTGAATATGGAAGAGAATGACactaaaaaatcaaaaaatgtTGCACTTCAAGGAGTGAATGATTCCTCTCTGAAAGGTAATGAAAAATCCTCATGTTTTGAGGATGAGATGGCTTTGTTTGTCAAAAAATTTAGGAGAATTCTTAGGGATGAAGGAAAGTTTGCTAGAGAGGGCAGCTCTGCTAGTGAGAGACAATTTAGACCATCAACTGATCGGTCTAATGAGAGGAACAAGGATGTCAAACCTTTCACTAAAGATTTTAGAAAATCTGTCAAGTGCTTCACATGTGGAGGCATTGGACACTATGTTGCCGACTGTGCAAACAATCAGAAAAAATACTCAAAAGGAATGGACAAGGCCATGAAA CCAGTGTCTGATGAATCTGATTCTGAGTCAGATGACCTGTCATACGAGTCATTAGGAAGAAAATATGATTGTTTGTTCAAAGAGACATTGTCTTTGAAAGAAGAGAGCCTCAAACTTGAGGCCAACAACCATGAACTTCAACATGAAATCCTCATcttaaaagaaaccaaaaaggaGTTGAGTGACAAATTTGTGTCTCTAGAAAAAGAATTTGTTGCACTTGTGTCAATTAGGAGTAATCTTGAAAATCAAGTTAATGTGCTCAAGGAAAGTAACATTGGTTTCCAGAACTCAAACAAACAGCTCCTAGGTGAATTGAATGAAGCAAAAAGTAAGGTTATATCTATGACCATTGGTGCctcaaaaattgacaaaatgtTGACTATGGGAAAACTTCATGGGGACAAAGGTGGTCTTGGATTTAATCATTTTGATTCTAGTTCATCTAGCTCTACCACTAGGTTTGTCAAGTCAAAAACTCCAACCATTGCTACTCTTGATGCTCAACAGGTAGTCAAGAAACCTAAGTTTGTTCCAACTTGTCACAGGTGTGGGTTGACTGGTCATATTCGACCAGTCTGTCATATGTACAAAAAGGATAAGACTAGAAAATTGTCTTCAAAATCTAAAAGGAATCCCAGATCTTTGCAAGATCAGGTTGATCATTTGCTAAATGAAGTAACTAAGATTGCCAAACTTGTCTCCCTTAAAATGAGTTCACATATTGTGCCTAAGTCTACTTGGGTTGCAAAAGGTCATACCAAATGTCTTGTTGTGCTAAATGCTTTTGTTGCATCAAACACCAACTCTTGGTACTTTGATAGTGGCTGTTCTAAACATATGTCTGGTGATAAGAGTGTCTTCTCATCTCTCAACCCTTTTGATGGAGGCACAGTGACTTTTGGTGGAGGTCACAAGTCTCAAGTTGTTGGAAAAGGTACTGTTTGTATCCCTGGATTACCCGAGCTTAAGAATGTTAGATGTGTTGAGGGTCTTACATCCAATCTCATTAGTGTGAGTCATCTGTGTGATGATGGAGTAATAGAAGTTAGATTCTCCAAGCATGGGTGCAAAATCATTGGAAAAGGTGGCAATGAGATTGCGAGCACGGCTAGGTCTAGGGACAATTGCTATTGCATTGATGGTGTCAATGATGCAAAAGAAGTAGTTGGCAATAATGTTGTGAATAAAACAAGTGTCTTGTGGCATCAAAGGCTTGGACATGTGAACTTTTGA